The Paenibacillus sp. RC334 nucleotide sequence TTTCATCTTGAAGCGTTTTAGAAGCTCCTGACGGGCCTGTTCCGCGCTCAGACCATTCGGCGACTGCAACATCGGATTATGGACGTGAAAATACAGCGTACCCGCCGGATAAGCCGTCTCGCCAAGCCATTCCTCCGCCGCATTCAGCAGCACGTCCAGGTATGTGAGCATTTGCAAGGACAAGCCATAGTACACTTCATGCAGCTTGAGATCCTTTTGGCTGGATTTGTAGTCAATGACGCGTAAAAGCAAGCCTTGTTCTCCCTCTGCCACATCCACGCGGTCAATTCGTCCGACGATTTCCATCACCACACCGTTGTCCAGTCGAAAGGTCAGAGGAGGAAGCTTTTCTCCCGGCCCAAAGCCCAGCTCCAGCTCCAGTGGCTCAAAGCTGCCTCTACGCGCATGTTCACCCAAAATCAGCGAAGCCCGACTCACAATGTCTTTCAGCTTGCGCAAAATGTACCCGTACCGCTTGGAGCTCATTAAAATCTCGCCTTGCAGACGAGGGGCCAAACGCTCCACCGTCGATTCCGCCTCTTGTCGGCATTCCTCTGTACTGAGACTCCCCCAACTTACGTTTCGTTTACGTAAATTCATCGCCATCTCTCCGAGCGCCGCATGGAACAACTGCCCGATATCCGGTGCCTTTAGCCGATACATTTGGCGCTCCTTCAAGCGAAGACCATGGGAAGCAAAATGCGAAAACGGACAAGCGACAAAACGTTCCATACGAGATACGCTGGTACGCAGCTTGCTGCCATACAGACGGCGACTCGTTTCTTTCCGCATTTCGGCATGATTTTCGTAAAAAAGTGAGGTCAGCAACTGACGCAGCTTGTCCCTTTCACGCCCCTGCTGGCCCGCATACCAGTTGTATACCTCCCACCAGGGAGATAAAATCTCTCCACCATGCCGCCATTGCCGGAATTGCGCGATCAGCTGTGGCAATGCCTCGGACGGATGGGAAGCATACTCCCATTGAGTCGCCCATGGGTCCCGAGGCAAAGGATAGGCAGCTAACGGGTGCTCTTCCAGAGCAGGGAACAGTTGACGGACATGCCGTACCAACTCTGACGGCAGCAACGACTTGCCCTCTTCGTCGGTCACGGCATAGCTCATCCACAGACTGCTTCCGGCTGACGTGAGCGCCGTATACGCAAGAAAACGTTCATCCAGCAGACGTCTTGTCATATCCGGCGCCAGCTCTACGCCCCGTTCATTCAAGGCGGTGCGTTCCTGCTCGTTCAGCACGCCATCCTCATGAAATACAGCTGGCATCACACCTTCGTTCATACCCAGCACAAAGACATGTTGAATACCAGCAACGCGTGTACGGTCCGTGTTTCCGACCAGCACCTGATCCAGAGCTGGCGGAACAAGACCCATACGGTACTCTATCAGACCCGTTTCCAGAACATCGGCAAATAAAGAAGTGTCCAGCTTCTCGTCACCCATCATTTCGACGATCTGATCCAACAGCTCAAGCACCGCATCCCATACCTGACGGTGCTCCTTCGCCTGCTCGGGATTTCCCGCTTCCTCGGCCTGATGGATCAAGTTATCCAGCTTATGCCCAATTTCTGCATCCTCCAGCAACAAATACACCGCTTCACACTTCTCAAGTGCAGTCCGGGCCTTACCCAGACGTTTCTCAAACGCACGTAAAGGCGTCACGATCACATCGCGGCACAGCTCCATTAGATCCAGCGTTTCGTCCCGCTGACGGTTCCGCTCCTGTTCCTCCAGCTCCAGCGAAAGGCTGGGTACAGCCTGCCAAGGCCGTCCGTCTGTCCAGCGGCTGCCCTGTATCCCGCAGGCCAATGCGTAATTTTCCAGACGGTCCATATCCTCGCGGCTGACCCGTCCATCCTGTGGCAACAGCAGATCCGTTTTGACCGCACGAAATACATCCTCGTACCGCCAACGCCGCTGGACGATATCCAGCGAAGCCCGAATCATTTCCACCAAGGGATGATGCAATACGCTTCTGCGCTGATCCAGAAACACCGGAACCTCATATTGCTTAAATATCGGCTCCACCCACGGCTCATAATCCTCAATCTGGCGTACAAACAGAGCCATTTCCCGATAACGTGCCCCCTCATCTCGGGCCAGGCGGCGCATTTCGCGCACTGCGCCCTCCAGCTCGACACGTCGGTTCGCTGCGGCATACAGTTTGATTTCTTCTGGCTGCTTATCTTTCCATTGCTCCCGCATCTGTTGCTGCGGCATGGGTCGTTCCTGGTTCCGATATCCCGCACGTCGTTCAAACTCTGCCTCCAGATACGCCAACGCCGGGCGGTCCTTAAATCTCGGAAGCGGATCAGGGCGCAGCAATTGTGTCTGCGTCTCCATCATCAGCTCGTCCGCCATCCCTTTAAGCTTTACATAGGTAGCCGCCGAAGGATGAAACAAATCCAGCTCATGCGGAAGCTGTCCACTCTCGTAGCTACGATTGCAGGTCAGTGCGACCGTCAACGAAGAAGCGTGCAGCATGAGCTGCTCCACCACCTTGTATTCATGCGGCGTAAACCTGCGGTAGCCATCCATCCAAATATCCGCTCCACGTACAATGGACGACTCAGCAATCTGCTCCGCCAGCATACGCAGCGTATCCTCGCCGTCAATATATTTAAGCGTCAGCTCTCTTTCAAAATCCTCATAAATCAAACTGATGTCCTTGAGCTTGCCGCGTAAAATCGGAGTGGATTCCCCCGCAGCATTCATTCGCTCCAGTTGCTCCGGTACAGACCGAGTATCATTCCCGTACTGCTTCAGCTCTGTAAACAGCGTATTTAACCGATCCACAAAGCCCAGTTGGTCTCCCGAATCCTTAAATAAACTCAGTTCATCTTTGCGACGACGAATAATTTTATATAAAAGCATCTTCTTGCCTTCCTCCGTCACAGGTACCAGCGCCGAACCCTCGGTTTCCTGCATGACCAAATAGGCAAGACGATGAAATCCCATGACCTGTGCGCGCACCGTCCCCTGAATACCGTTTCCGGCTTCTGTAAGCAGCGCATGCTCGGAAGCAAATGACGATTGCTCCGGCACAAGCAACAGCATAGGCTTACCTAGCGGTTTCTTGCGTAGCATAGCCGTCATTTCACGACGTATTAACGTGCTTTTCCCACTGCCTGAGCGGCCAATTAACAAACGGACCGACATGATGCGGCCTCCTTTCCGACGAACAACAATCTATTAAACAGTATAGCATATGAGGCAAGGGAGAAAAGAACGTACGTTTGCCATCTTGTAGCATTTTATCCTCCCTCAAAAAACAAACAGTCCCGCAGGTTGGCTTGGTGCATGCCTTCTCTACAGGACTGATTTATTGATAAAACGAGCCTAATCTACTTATTCCGCTATCCCAAAAGGCGGTTAACTGTGTATGAATTCTACAGTTGTGTCCGGCTACGCACCTCAAAAATAGCGAATTTCAAATAATGGCCTTCCTCCACACCCAGAATTTGGGGATGATCCTTGCCAGCCGCTCTCCAATCCACCAGACGGAGGATTTTTCCGGCATCTGCCGCCGCTTCCTTAATCGTGTCCAGAAACAGCTCCGGCCGCATATGGAATGAGCAACTCGCAGTCACTAAATAGCCGCCCTCATTGACCAGCTTCATCCCGTGCAGATTAATATCCTTATATCCCCGCGTAGCTCCTTTGACCGCATTCTTTGTTTTGGCAAAGGCCGGCGGATCAAGAATAACTACATCAAAGGTACGTCCGCCCCCTGCTGTGAGCGGCTTGGAAGTATCCCCCTTTCCCCCGGCCCGCGCGGTGCGTTCCTCTAAGCCTTTAACCTGATTGCGCAAATATTGGAAAGCATCGTCCACGACAAACTCGACGCGTTCCTCAAAACCGTTCAGCTTGACATTATCCCGTGCGCTTTCAATTGCGTGCTCGGAAATATCAAGACAGGTTACTTTTTTAGCACCGTATTTGCAGGCATTGAGCGTAAAGCTTCCCGTATGTGAAAAGCACTCCAGCACGGTTGCACCATCCCAGAATGGGAACTCCACAACCTTGCCGCTTCTGTTCACAGGCTTCATGACCGCTGTGCCAGCGTCACCCTGTTCTGCTACTTCCTGTAGCGTAATTCCGCTGCGTCCTCCCCAGCCCGTCATCAGTGGAGCAATCGCCGCACGATTCTCACGCTGGTCAAAGAAATAGCCTGTCTTCTGGCCCTCTACAATATCGACCTTGATACGCAAACCATTTTCCGTTACCACGACATGACGTGGGCAGTCGCCATATAAAGGCCCTTTGGTCTGTTCCAGTCCTTCCAGCTCGCGGATGGATACATCGCTGCGCTCATATATACCAACAGGGCCAATCACTTCAACAAGTGCATCCCTGATTTCTTCCCTGCGGCGATCCATACCGAGCGTTAATAATTGTACGACTAACACGTCGCCAAAACGGTCTACAATCAGCCCGGGTAAAAAATCAGCCTCGCCGTATACCAGCCGATACGCGTCTCCCCCGGTCACAAAACGTTCACGGTGCTCCAGACAATCGCGGAACCGTTTGGCAAAAAAGCTTTGATCCATCGCTTCCAGCGGCTCGTAGGACATCACACGCACCGTAATTTGCGAGGCCGGATTATAGTAACCCGTTGCCAAATAACGGCCCTGATGGTTTACGATACTGACCAGATCACCCGCCTCCGGCTCACCCTCCACCTTGGCTATTTCATTTTTAAACACCCAGGGGTGCGCGTGTTCCAGCCTTTTTTTGCGGCTGCGTTCCAATATTACTGAAGGCAAAGTCCTTCACTCCCATTCTTGGATTAATCAAAGTGTTAAAAGTGTGGGGTTCGATGGGGCGCGGCTCCGCGATTCATTTGATCTTACGATCGCTGTTGCAATGGGATTCTTGGATTTTACAAATAATTTTAATGGTAAGAATCCCCCTGCAAAGGCGAACGCTACCGCTTCTCCAGATTCAAATGAACCGCTCCGCTACTGCCCGCCTTAATATCGACGTCACACTTTTAAAGCTTGTGAAGTTCTATAAAAATTTTCGTTTTCCTAAAAAACAGCTTGGTCATGCTTGTCATGGCTGTCCTTGACAGATCATAGGCTGTTACATAAGCGTCTCAGCAGTTTTGAAAAGAATTTTTTGCTTAGGTTCAAGTTCTTTATTCCGAGTGAATCACAGGGGAACATCATTCCACTTTAAAGGCAGGTAACAGCGTAGCGGTCCATTTGAATCTGGAGAAGCGTAGCGATCGTAAGATCAAATAGACTACGAAGCGTCCTTAATTGGCCAACGTAAAACGGTTTAGAAAGGGGGAACGCCCGTGTTTATTCATGTTATTTTGCCGCTGTCCGGTGGGCTGCTTATTTTTTTGGGCGGGATGAAGCTGATGGAAGCGGCCCTCCGGCATTTGGCTGGTCCCTTCCTCACCCGCTGGCTAAACCGGGCCACCGTTTCCCCTTGGCGGGGCATGCTGTTCAGCTCAGGCATTACCGCCCTGCTGCAAAGCAGCACCGCTGTCACGGTGCTGACCATCGGACTGGTCAACGCCGGGCTGTTGACCTACGGCCGCACGCTCGGCATCATCCTCGGTACCAATATTGGTACCTGCCTGACCACCGAGCTGATGGGGCTCCAGCTAGGCAAACTGGCTGTTCCACTGCTCTGCGGCTCGCTGCTTTGCTGGAGCACCGCCGTCTTGTGGGGCGAGGCTGTCTCCAGCCGCCAGTATGCGTCTGCCGAGCCACCATCCAGCCCCAATCAACTCAGCCGACCGCAGGCTGTACAATATATCAGCCTCGCCTTTGCCGGATTTTCGCTGATCCTTGCGGGTATCCGAGTGATGCAAACAGTCGGCCCTTGGATTGAGCAGGCCGGGCTGTTCCGCTGGTTTCTTGACCACGCCGCGGCCAACATGTGGTGGGCCTTCGCAGCCGGGGCCTGCCTGACCGCACTGGTTCACAGCAGCGCCGCCGTTATTGGTATGGCGATCAGCCTTGCTGCTGCGGGAGCTTTGCCAGTCGATGTGGGTATCGCCATCGTCATCGGCTCCAACGTTGGCACCTGCGTGACGGCCCTGATTGCGGCTGTCGGCGGCAGCATGTCCGGCAAATTTGTGGCCTGGTCCCACGTGCTGCTGAACGTAGGCGGGGCGTTGCTGTTTATGCCGCTGATCCCTGGGCTGGAAATGGCAGCCGCCTGGATATCTGCTGAGCCTGGAGCCAGGGTCGCCCATGCTCAAACCCTGTTTAACGTGATCAGCTCTCTGCTTGTCTTGCCAATCTGCTATTTACCTGTATGGACACGTTTGGAGAATCGCATGTCTCCCAACATCATCAAACGTTAATTCCAAGCATGGACAGCGCCTTGCTCAAAATGACATCATTGTTGTCATATCCGCCTTGGCGCTGGAGACGCCATGCTTCCTCAGGCGTATGCCATGCAACACCTTTAATTTCTTCAATCTGTGCCTGTAAATCCCCATCCAGTGCTTCTACGAGATAATAATGGACTTCCTTGTCCACTTCCCCGAATTCAGGATGCTGATACGTATAAGCAATCATATCCACATGCTGGATAATCCGTCCGTTCAGCCCTGTTTCCTCACGAATTTCACGTAAAGCCGTCTGTTCGATCGTTTCTCCTTGCTCCATTTTACCTTTAGCCAAGGAGACCTTGCCGTATCGATCGGTTATCAGCTGAATTTCAAGCTGCTCCCCCTGTTTGCGGTACACCACACCGCCGGCGGAAATTTCCTTTTTTTCTGCCATCCTGCAATCCCCTTTCCTTGCGCAACAAGGATTCCGTCCTCCCTGTAAGGAAAGGCGAAATCCTTGTTTGCCATCTCTATGGCCTATTCAGGCTTTTTTTAGTTATTATAGGGCTGCTTGCAGTCCATTCTCCAGCACACGGACCAATTGGCCTTCACTTTCATTAACGCCCGCCTTCGTCAACTTCACGCGGCACACCTTGCCAACCAGATCCTTAGTACCTTCAAACACCAGTTGAATGTAATTGTCACTGTAACCGTGAAGCATGCCGCTATCTTCGGTCCCTTTCGGCGCAACTTCCGGAATGACCTCCAGCACCTGACCGACAAACTTTTCTGCATAAGCCAACTGCATTTGCTCTGACAGTTCAATCAGCTCATGCACACGTGCATTTTTCACGTCCTCATCCACCTGATCCTCCATACGCGCCGCAGGCGTACCGCTGCGTTTGGAATAAGGGAACACATGCATTTCCGAGAAGCCAATTTTTTTCATCAGCTCATAACCGTTGCGGAACATTTCGTCCGTTTCCCCAGGAAAGCCAACAATAACGTCTGTCGTAATCGCCACATCCGGCATCGCCTTGCGAATCATAAGCATTTTATTGTAAAACTCTTCTGTTGTGTATTTGCGGCGCATCCGTTTCAGCACGGTGTCATCTCCCGCCTGAAGCGGAATGTGAAAATGACGTACCAGCTTGGTGGAACGGTTCAGCACATCAAGCATTTTTTCATCAATCTGGCTGGCTTCAATGGAGCTGATACGGATACGCTCCAGCCCTTCTACCTTCTCCAGATCCCACAGCAGATCGGACAGATCATAATTGTCCATGTCGTCACCATAACCACCTGTATGAATGCCTGTGAGCACAATTTCTTTATAACCCGCATGTACCAGTTGACGCGCCTGAGTCATAATGCTCGCGGCATCGCGGCTGCGGGACAAACCACGCGACCACGGAATGATGCAGAAGGTACAAAAGTTGTTGCAGCCATCCTGAATTTTCAAAAACGCACGTGTGTGGTTAGCAAAATCAGGCACATCCATTTCCTCGAACACGCGCGTTTTCATAATGTTGCGCACAGCGTTCACAGGTTGACGCGACTCTTGAATCTCCTGAACAAACGGAATAATTTTGTCCCGATCCTGTGTACCAATAACGAGATCGACACCGGGAATATCCATAATTTCGGCAGGAGAAGTCTGGGCGTAACAGCCCGTCACTGCCACAATAGCATCTGGGTTCCGACGAATCGCACGGCGAATGATCTGACGACTCTTTTTATCGCCGGTATTCGTAACGGTGCACGTATTAATAAGGTAGACGTCAGCTGTCTGCTCATCAAAATCTACCTGCTCATAGCCTTCATTTTTGAACAGCTGCCAAATCGCTTCTGTATCATAAAAGTTTACCTTACAACCCAATGTGTAAAATGCCACTGACGGCATATTAAACCCCTCCCATTTCTCCTGACTCATATAAAATGCAAGCCAATGCAGTCATACCTGCGGTTTCCGCACGCAAAATGCGTCTTCCCAGCCCCGTAGACTGCGCCCCGGCCTGCTCGGCCTCCAGGCTCTCCGCTTCGCTGAATCCACCTTCCGGACCCACTATCAGCAGAACACGCGGCTTGTCCATCGACGTCCATTGTCCTGCCAAAGGCTGAATCACGTCCCGTAGCTGCCGCCCCTGCTCTTTTTCATAACAATAGCATATCAAATCATACTGCGAAAAAGAAGCCAGCAGCTCTTTCCACGTCATCGGCGCACTTATTTCCGGAATCCGGTTACGGTGGCTTTGCTCAGCCGCTTCCTTTACAATCTTGCGCCATCGCTCCAGCCGTTTGCCTTCCTTTTTGGCATCATACTGCACGACCGTACGCTCGGACAAAAACGGGACAAACCCCGCTGCACCGATTTCTGTACATTTTTGCATAACGGTCTCCATCTTGTCTCCCTTGGGAAGACTTTGGGCAATGGTGACCTGCACATGCGGTTCGGAGGTCATCTCCAGCGGCTCGACTATCGTCGCCGTTACACGATCTTGTTCTATCGTATCCAACGCAGCCAGCGCTTCCTTTGATACCCCGTCACTGACTATAATTTTGTCACCACTACGACCGCGCATGACCTTGGCAATATGTCGCGCATCCTCACCCGCCACGATCACATGGTCTTCCAGAAACTGCTCTGCCGGAATAAAATAACGCTGCATTGTCTCTCACACCTATTCTGAAAATAACTGTTATCCATTGGCTTTCTGTACAATATCCGAATAAATCACCAAGCACCATCATATCATCTTTTGCGCCCGCATGACCAGTATGTTGCTGCTTCAATTGTTATACCACCTTCCATACCCGCAAAAAAAGGAGCCGTTAGGCTCCGAATAATCCGATGATGTAAAAAGCAAACTGCAAAAACTGCACATAAATCGTCTGGGAAAGCACGTACAGCGGCTCAATCGTCACCGCCCTCACCTGCGGGATAACAAGGATCAACAGAAAAATAAAGATAGACCACTGCTCAAAATACTGAAGTTTGCGGCGCAGAGGTGTAGGGGCCACATCCTCCACAATCCGGTAACCATCCAGCGGTGGCAGCGGAATTAGATTAAAAATAAACAAAAACAGATTCAAACTAATCAGTGAATTGATAAACAAGTTGATGGCCTGAGCCACCCGCTGATTCTCGATATTCGGCAGCACCTGAAAATGAAGCAGCACCGCATAAATCAGGGTAGCCACAAAGGCAAGCAGCAAATTGCTCAGTGGTCCAGCAGCAGACACGACAATCCCCATAGAACGTGGGCGACTGAAATTGTCACGGTTGACCGGAACCGGTTTGGCCCAGCCAAAACCCCCGATCAGCAGTAGCAACGTACCCATCAGATCAATATGCACTGCCGGATTTAAAGTCACGCGTCCCAGCAGCTTGGCTGTAGGGTCACCGAATTTATTGGCATAATACGCATGTGCAAACTCATGTACCGTAAAAGATATGATCAGAGCCAGCAAGTAAAATGGAAGAACCTCTAACTTCACACGAAAAATATTTTGTAAAAAATCCATGGTTACCTCTTTCTCGCCACAAACGCCAGCCAATCCTCATCCCGGCACGTTTCGGCAATGTCGAAGCCCGCCGCCTTCAATGCGTTTTCGACAACCCCTTCTTTGTTCTTCCAAATCCCTGAAGCGATATAAATACCACCTGGCTCCAGAGCCTTGTACACATCATCAATAAACAGCAAAATAATTTCGGCCAAAATATTAGCGACCACCAGCTTGACTGGCAGTTGGATACCCAGCGTCGGATCGCTCGCATTCAGCACGGACAGCAGATCGCTCTCTTTAATGGTAATGCGATCCTCCAACCCATTCAGATGGGTATTTTCCCGCGCACTAGATACCGCTACGGGATCAAGGTCCAGAGCCAGTACATGCTTCGCTCCCAGTTGCACGGCTCCAATCGCCAAAATGCCGGAGCCTGTGCCCACATCAATGACTTCTTCTCCACCCTTGATCACAGATTCCAACGCTCTCAGACAAAGTGATGTTGTGGGATGCGTTCCGGTGCCAAAGGCCATGCCGGGGTCCAGCTCA carries:
- the addB gene encoding helicase-exonuclease AddAB subunit AddB — its product is MSVRLLIGRSGSGKSTLIRREMTAMLRKKPLGKPMLLLVPEQSSFASEHALLTEAGNGIQGTVRAQVMGFHRLAYLVMQETEGSALVPVTEEGKKMLLYKIIRRRKDELSLFKDSGDQLGFVDRLNTLFTELKQYGNDTRSVPEQLERMNAAGESTPILRGKLKDISLIYEDFERELTLKYIDGEDTLRMLAEQIAESSIVRGADIWMDGYRRFTPHEYKVVEQLMLHASSLTVALTCNRSYESGQLPHELDLFHPSAATYVKLKGMADELMMETQTQLLRPDPLPRFKDRPALAYLEAEFERRAGYRNQERPMPQQQMREQWKDKQPEEIKLYAAANRRVELEGAVREMRRLARDEGARYREMALFVRQIEDYEPWVEPIFKQYEVPVFLDQRRSVLHHPLVEMIRASLDIVQRRWRYEDVFRAVKTDLLLPQDGRVSREDMDRLENYALACGIQGSRWTDGRPWQAVPSLSLELEEQERNRQRDETLDLMELCRDVIVTPLRAFEKRLGKARTALEKCEAVYLLLEDAEIGHKLDNLIHQAEEAGNPEQAKEHRQVWDAVLELLDQIVEMMGDEKLDTSLFADVLETGLIEYRMGLVPPALDQVLVGNTDRTRVAGIQHVFVLGMNEGVMPAVFHEDGVLNEQERTALNERGVELAPDMTRRLLDERFLAYTALTSAGSSLWMSYAVTDEEGKSLLPSELVRHVRQLFPALEEHPLAAYPLPRDPWATQWEYASHPSEALPQLIAQFRQWRHGGEILSPWWEVYNWYAGQQGRERDKLRQLLTSLFYENHAEMRKETSRRLYGSKLRTSVSRMERFVACPFSHFASHGLRLKERQMYRLKAPDIGQLFHAALGEMAMNLRKRNVSWGSLSTEECRQEAESTVERLAPRLQGEILMSSKRYGYILRKLKDIVSRASLILGEHARRGSFEPLELELGFGPGEKLPPLTFRLDNGVVMEIVGRIDRVDVAEGEQGLLLRVIDYKSSQKDLKLHEVYYGLSLQMLTYLDVLLNAAEEWLGETAYPAGTLYFHVHNPMLQSPNGLSAEQARQELLKRFKMKGLLLANRDVVGQMDTALDKGYSSILPVAVKADGSFYSSASVASPEQWDSLLASVRDNIRTIGTRMTEGDVAIEPYRIQQETACTFCSFKPVCQFDDSLEGSGYNQWGKPGKDQIWDLLGHTQEGKGGMDQ
- a CDS encoding class I SAM-dependent rRNA methyltransferase → MPSVILERSRKKRLEHAHPWVFKNEIAKVEGEPEAGDLVSIVNHQGRYLATGYYNPASQITVRVMSYEPLEAMDQSFFAKRFRDCLEHRERFVTGGDAYRLVYGEADFLPGLIVDRFGDVLVVQLLTLGMDRRREEIRDALVEVIGPVGIYERSDVSIRELEGLEQTKGPLYGDCPRHVVVTENGLRIKVDIVEGQKTGYFFDQRENRAAIAPLMTGWGGRSGITLQEVAEQGDAGTAVMKPVNRSGKVVEFPFWDGATVLECFSHTGSFTLNACKYGAKKVTCLDISEHAIESARDNVKLNGFEERVEFVVDDAFQYLRNQVKGLEERTARAGGKGDTSKPLTAGGGRTFDVVILDPPAFAKTKNAVKGATRGYKDINLHGMKLVNEGGYLVTASCSFHMRPELFLDTIKEAAADAGKILRLVDWRAAGKDHPQILGVEEGHYLKFAIFEVRSRTQL
- a CDS encoding Na/Pi symporter, which translates into the protein MFIHVILPLSGGLLIFLGGMKLMEAALRHLAGPFLTRWLNRATVSPWRGMLFSSGITALLQSSTAVTVLTIGLVNAGLLTYGRTLGIILGTNIGTCLTTELMGLQLGKLAVPLLCGSLLCWSTAVLWGEAVSSRQYASAEPPSSPNQLSRPQAVQYISLAFAGFSLILAGIRVMQTVGPWIEQAGLFRWFLDHAAANMWWAFAAGACLTALVHSSAAVIGMAISLAAAGALPVDVGIAIVIGSNVGTCVTALIAAVGGSMSGKFVAWSHVLLNVGGALLFMPLIPGLEMAAAWISAEPGARVAHAQTLFNVISSLLVLPICYLPVWTRLENRMSPNIIKR
- a CDS encoding NUDIX domain-containing protein, which translates into the protein MAEKKEISAGGVVYRKQGEQLEIQLITDRYGKVSLAKGKMEQGETIEQTALREIREETGLNGRIIQHVDMIAYTYQHPEFGEVDKEVHYYLVEALDGDLQAQIEEIKGVAWHTPEEAWRLQRQGGYDNNDVILSKALSMLGINV
- the mtaB gene encoding tRNA (N(6)-L-threonylcarbamoyladenosine(37)-C(2))-methylthiotransferase MtaB; this encodes MPSVAFYTLGCKVNFYDTEAIWQLFKNEGYEQVDFDEQTADVYLINTCTVTNTGDKKSRQIIRRAIRRNPDAIVAVTGCYAQTSPAEIMDIPGVDLVIGTQDRDKIIPFVQEIQESRQPVNAVRNIMKTRVFEEMDVPDFANHTRAFLKIQDGCNNFCTFCIIPWSRGLSRSRDAASIMTQARQLVHAGYKEIVLTGIHTGGYGDDMDNYDLSDLLWDLEKVEGLERIRISSIEASQIDEKMLDVLNRSTKLVRHFHIPLQAGDDTVLKRMRRKYTTEEFYNKMLMIRKAMPDVAITTDVIVGFPGETDEMFRNGYELMKKIGFSEMHVFPYSKRSGTPAARMEDQVDEDVKNARVHELIELSEQMQLAYAEKFVGQVLEVIPEVAPKGTEDSGMLHGYSDNYIQLVFEGTKDLVGKVCRVKLTKAGVNESEGQLVRVLENGLQAAL
- a CDS encoding 16S rRNA (uracil(1498)-N(3))-methyltransferase, which encodes MQRYFIPAEQFLEDHVIVAGEDARHIAKVMRGRSGDKIIVSDGVSKEALAALDTIEQDRVTATIVEPLEMTSEPHVQVTIAQSLPKGDKMETVMQKCTEIGAAGFVPFLSERTVVQYDAKKEGKRLERWRKIVKEAAEQSHRNRIPEISAPMTWKELLASFSQYDLICYCYEKEQGRQLRDVIQPLAGQWTSMDKPRVLLIVGPEGGFSEAESLEAEQAGAQSTGLGRRILRAETAGMTALACILYESGEMGGV
- a CDS encoding site-2 protease family protein, which encodes MDFLQNIFRVKLEVLPFYLLALIISFTVHEFAHAYYANKFGDPTAKLLGRVTLNPAVHIDLMGTLLLLIGGFGWAKPVPVNRDNFSRPRSMGIVVSAAGPLSNLLLAFVATLIYAVLLHFQVLPNIENQRVAQAINLFINSLISLNLFLFIFNLIPLPPLDGYRIVEDVAPTPLRRKLQYFEQWSIFIFLLILVIPQVRAVTIEPLYVLSQTIYVQFLQFAFYIIGLFGA
- the prmA gene encoding 50S ribosomal protein L11 methyltransferase; protein product: MLWHEITIHTTEEAVEMISNFLHETGAGGVSIEESGSLNKPRDTSYGQWYDRPLNDIPEGQATIKGYFAEEVEMDGIRSQIEPRVEELRTFDIDPGEVRYELKTVNEDDWANAWKQYFKPLRVSDRLTIKPTWEAYEPASEDEKIIELDPGMAFGTGTHPTTSLCLRALESVIKGGEEVIDVGTGSGILAIGAVQLGAKHVLALDLDPVAVSSARENTHLNGLEDRITIKESDLLSVLNASDPTLGIQLPVKLVVANILAEIILLFIDDVYKALEPGGIYIASGIWKNKEGVVENALKAAGFDIAETCRDEDWLAFVARKR